One window of Quercus robur chromosome 5, dhQueRobu3.1, whole genome shotgun sequence genomic DNA carries:
- the LOC126727735 gene encoding uncharacterized protein LOC126727735 encodes MFKMKPHVFLQLCNVLHHTYGLQHTRHIRLEKSVGICLMILGQGACYRMVQERFQHSGETIHRHFHRVLKHLNIMSMDIFKSSDPTFSVVPRHIQKNPLYMPHFQDCIGAIDGTHIQVVVGDNKKAPYYNRKGVTSFNVMAECDFDLLFTFVMAGWGGGGGWGCST; translated from the exons ATGTTTAAAATGAAGCCACATGTTTTCCTTCAATTGTGTAATGTTTTACACCATACATATGGACTtcagcacacaaggcatattaGGCTTGAAAAGTCAGTAGGTATATGTTTAATGATACTTGGACAAGGAGCTTGTTATAGGATGGTTCAAGAAAGATTCCAACATTCTGGTGAGACTATACATAGACATTTTCATAGAGTTCTGAAACACCTTAACATAATGTCAATGGATATCTTCAAGTCTTCTGACCCTACATTTAGTGTAGTTCCAAGACATATACAGAAGAATCCATTGTACATGCCACACTTTCAG gACTGCATTGGTGCCATTGACGGTACACATATCCAAGTTGTTGTTGGAGACAACAAGAAAGCTCCATATTATAATAGAAAGGGTGTGACATCTTTTAATGTGATGGCAGAATGCGATTTTGATTTACTTTTCACATTTGTTATGGCtggatgggggggggggggggggtgggggtgcaGCACATGA